Genomic segment of Dehalogenimonas alkenigignens:
GTTCGTCAGCTTCGGGCGAGCACGAGGGGGGTTCGGCCTTGTCTTCGGCAATCAGAGATTCTTCGGTCACCTGTTTATTCTCCTTGGGCATCTAAGTGCTATTAATTGTAGCAAACCTGCAAACGGCGTCAATATTCATGTAGCTTTGACCCAGCTATAAAATAAAAATATTTTTAAGGCGGCCACGGCGGGTAGGGCTCCGGCGGCCGCTTGACCTCCAATGGAAGAACGGCGGCAGCTGTCAAGATACCGGCGGCAGCCGGCTGAAACGGCGCCGCCGTCTCGATCAGCCGCAGCTCAACCGGCGACGGCACCAGTCTTGCCGGGAGCGGCGAAAACTGAGGAGAAGACGGCGAAAGCTTGAGATCGGCGGCTTTGGCGTCGTCCACTCGCGGCAGGAGCAGCGCCGAAGCCAGCGCCCGGGCAAGGCCGGAGAGCAGGAACAGCGTCAGAAAGCCGTGGCCGAAAAAATCCGGCATCCGCGGGGCGATGAGGCCTCCCAGCAGCGCGCCCGTACAGATAGCCAGACCGGAGGCGGCGTTATAGATAGCGATAGCCCGGGTCCGGCGCTCCGGCGCCGCTGCTTCGAACAGGAAGTTGGGCGCGGCCAGGTTAAAACCGCTCCAGGAAAAACCAGAGAAGACTTGGATAACCAGCAGATAGGGCAGCGAATGCCCGCCCAGCCACAGGATAGGGTTCAGGGGCACCAGCCACGCGGTTAAGCGCACTATCTTGATGTGACCGATCCGGTCGGCCAGGCGGCCCCAGAATCCAATGAACAGAAAATTGGCCACCGCCGCGGCCGCGGTGACGACCACGAATGTCCAGTAGCTGAAACCCAGCTCCCGCAGCATGTAAACGGCGAAGAACGGTCCCGCCAGGTGGGTGGACAGCATCATGGCGGCAACGAACAGGCTGAAGCGGCCGGCCCGCGTGCCGGAGATGTTTTTAATTTCGCGCAGCGGCTGCCACGGCTCGGCGCAGCGGCGCGGCGGCGGCTCCTGCATGCGGGAAAGGAAGAAAGCCGAGGCCAGCCGGAAGATGGCGGCGGCGCCGAAGAGCAGCCCGAAACCGAAGAACACGTGGCTGCTGGAAAGCTGTAAGGATGCCCCGCCCAGGATGAAACAGGCCAGAAGGGTCATGCCGCCGATCTTGTTGCGCCAGCCGAAGTAACGCCCGCGCAGGCCGGCGGGCACCAGGTCGGCCATCATGCCGCCCCAGGCTGGATTACCGAGCGCCCCAAGGACGCTGCCTATTGTGAACAAGCCGATGAGCCACCACACTGCGGCCCCATGGAAGAGCTGCGGCATCAGAAAAAGCGGCAGCCACAGCACCGCCTGGGCTAAGGCCAAAGGCACCAGCAGGCTCTTACGACTGCGCAGCCGTTCGGAGATGAACGGAGCGCCAAGCTGCGACAGCGCCAGCGCCAGGTTGGGCAGGCTGGAGAGAAGGCCGATC
This window contains:
- a CDS encoding MFS transporter; translated protein: MKQYSPDPAVNKSLRYSVLDGASYNAMLGLTQDFMAPFALALKASTAQIGLLSSLPNLALALSQLGAPFISERLRSRKSLLVPLALAQAVLWLPLFLMPQLFHGAAVWWLIGLFTIGSVLGALGNPAWGGMMADLVPAGLRGRYFGWRNKIGGMTLLACFILGGASLQLSSSHVFFGFGLLFGAAAIFRLASAFFLSRMQEPPPRRCAEPWQPLREIKNISGTRAGRFSLFVAAMMLSTHLAGPFFAVYMLRELGFSYWTFVVVTAAAAVANFLFIGFWGRLADRIGHIKIVRLTAWLVPLNPILWLGGHSLPYLLVIQVFSGFSWSGFNLAAPNFLFEAAAPERRTRAIAIYNAASGLAICTGALLGGLIAPRMPDFFGHGFLTLFLLSGLARALASALLLPRVDDAKAADLKLSPSSPQFSPLPARLVPSPVELRLIETAAPFQPAAAGILTAAAVLPLEVKRPPEPYPPWPP